Genomic window (Planctomycetota bacterium):
CCGCGCGGGACTCATGCTCGGAGGCCTCGACCTGATGATCCCCCGCAAGGACTGGACCGATGCCGCGACGCAGGAGCGGGCGGTCGATGCGGCGCTGGCGGCGATGGGGCTCGCGGCGGACATGGGCCGCGTGCCGCTGAGCATGACGCTGCCGGTGGGCGACGTGGCGGGCGACATCCGCAAGACGCTGCTCGATGCGGCGGACGGGCGCGGCGTCGTGCTGGCGATTCATGCGGAAGATCAACTCGATGCACTGCTCGCATGGCTCGACGCGGAGGATCAGCCCGTGCTCGGGGCCGCCCTCGACCCCGCCGCCCTGCTCGCCGCCGACATCGATCCGACCGACGCGATGATGAAAATGTCCAAACACGTTCTGATCGCCCGGCTCGATGATTATGCCCGGCCAAGCGTCGCCGGCGCGGGCGGACGCTGCCTCCTCGGCGAAGGCGAACTGGACATGGATGCATATCGCGCCGTGATGACAACGCTCCGCCACCTGCGCGGCCTCGTCGTCGAACTGCGCGATTTGCCCGACCCGATCCGCGCGATGCAACACGTTGCCGGCACCGTTTAGCCGCGAGCCGCAGGCGAGCGCGAACGACGGAAAGCGCTCGCCTGCGGCTCGCGGCTAAACGGGGCGCCGTCAGGATGCGAGCTTTTCCCGCAACTTCTGCTGGATCACTTTCGGATTCGCCTGGCCCTTGCTGAGCTTCATCACCGCCCCGACGAGCCGGCCGATCGCGGCCATCTTGCCGGCGCGCACATCCGCTGCCGCCTGCGGCTCCGCTTCGATCGCGGCGTCGACCCATGCGTTCAGCGCCCCGTCATCGCTGACCTGAATCAGCCCCCGCTCCTTCGCCAGCGCGGCCGGGTCGGCGGATTCGCCCTGCTCGACGCACAGGCCGACCAGTTCATCGACCGCGTTGGAGCCGATCTGTCCGCCGGCGTTCATCTTCTCGATCGCCGCAAGCTGGGCGGCGCTGACGCCGACATCGCTGATCAGACACGCGCGCTCGTTGGCGCGCTTGGCGAGATTGTTGAGCAAGAGCGTCGCGGCACGCTTGCCGTCGACCCCCGCTTCGATGACCGCTTCAAAGTACATGCACACCTCGCGCTCGTCGACGAGCGTGTCGGCCTGCTTGGTGTTGAGCCCGTAATCCGTCATGTATCGTCGCTTGCGGCTGTACGGCAGCTCCGGAATCTCCGCGCGGATGCGATCGAGCCAGGGCTCATCCACCGTGACCGGCACAAGGTCCGGGTCGGGGAAGTAGCGGTAGTCGTGCGCATCCTCCTTCTCGCGCTGAAGGACGGTGACCATCTTCACATCGTCCCACCCGCGCGTGCTCTTGGACCCCGGGGCCATGACCTTGCCGTCGGCGAGGAACTGCTCGACCTGCCGCTCGTGCTCATAGGCGATCGCCCCGGTGACGGCGCGGAAGCTGTTGAGGTTTTTGACTTCGACGATGGGCGTGGCGAACGTCTTGCCGTCTTTTTCGATGAGCACGTTGATGTTGGGCTCGAAGCGCATGTGGCCCCGCTGCATGATGCCCTCGGTGACGCCGAGGAAGCGACAGATGTTGCGCAGCATCTGCCCGAACTGCACCGCGTGATCGGCCGTCTCAAAGTCCGGCTCCGTGACGATCTCCAGCAGCGGCGTCCCTGCGCGATTCAGATCCACAATCGAATAATCAATCGGCCGCCCGCCCGGCGCTTCGTGCAGCAGCTTGCCCGCGTCTTCTTCGAGATGCGCCCGCGTGATGCGGATCGGTTTCATCGGGGCGTCGGGCGCCTCGCTCATCGGCACATCGACGACACCCGTGCCGACGAGCGGCAGATCGTACTGGCTGATCTGATAGTTCTTGGGCAGATCGGGGTAATAGTAGCTTTTGCGGTCCCACTTGCACCAGCGGGCGATCTCGCACCCGAGGGCGAGGCCGACTTTGATGGACATTTCGACGGCTGCGCCGTTCATGACGGGCAGCGTGCCGGGCATGCCGATGACGATCGGGTCGACGAGCGAATTGGGCGCCGCCTCGAAGTAATCGCGATGCGCGACGTTGGGCACGCCGGTCCACATCTTGGTGCGGGTGGCGAGTTCGACATGGATCTCCATGCCGACTTTGAGCTGGGTTCTGAGGCCGTGAATCGTGGTCATGCGGCCATTGTAGCGGAACAAAAAGCCGCTTGCGGCTTCGCATCATCCGCGCAGCCGGCGCACGCCCCACGCCGGCAACATCAACCCCGCCATGAGCCCGACGTCCGTCTGCGCCGGCGGCAGGTCGTAGTGATTGGCGAGGACGAACGCCATCACGGCGGCGATCAGCGCGACGAGCGGCGCGACGACGAACATCGGCGCGACGCGGCGGCACAGACTCTTCGCCGCCAGCGCCGGCAGGACGAGGCAGCCGAAGGCGTAGAGCATCCCGCTCGTGCGCAGCGACAGTCCGAGTGTCAGGCCCAGCCAGATCGCGATGGCGAAGTTCCACAGCCGCACGCGCACGCCCAGCACGGCCGCGGTCTGTTCGTCCATGACGAGCAGTCGCAGCGTGCGGTGCGCCAAGGTGATGATGACCACCGTGACGATCGCCAGCGCGGCGAAGACGGCGACGTCGGCGAGCGAAGCGCCGATGATGCTCGAAGCGAGAAGCCGCTGCACTTCGTCGAGCCCGTGCGGCGAATGAGTCACGAGCAGAATCGCGCCCGCCGACGCGCCGAGAAAGACCCATCCCGTCACCGCCTCGTGCGACTCGCGCCCGATCTGCCCGGGCCTTGCCGTCAGCACAGCCGCGCCGACGGCGAAGACCACCGCCGCCAGCGGCGCGAAGGCCGCATCGTCGACGCCGTGCCCGAACCACGTCGCGCCGATCATCGCCAGCGCGATGCCAAGCGTCGACGCCTGCGCGACCGCCGCGCCGATGAAAATCTGATCGCGGGCGACGACCATGACCCCAACCATCGCAAGTAGCACCGCGATGAGCCAGCCGGCGATGTACGTGTTGGCGAACAGGTCCCATGACTGGCAGAAGTCGTGAATCATCGGTCAGGCGTTTCCTTCCTCACTCCTCCCCTGCCGAGGGGGAGGTTGGGTGGGGGTGAATCGTGTCGGTCGTGATATATCCGCATCGAAACGGGACGGAGCAGAACTGATACGACTCACCCTCCCCCTGCCCCCACCTCGGAGGGATGGGGGTAAGAAGATCGGCCGACGTGGGCGGCGATGACGCCTTCGGCTTCCTGCGTGATGGTGATCGGCACGCCGTAGACGCGCTCCAGCAGATCGCTTTGAAGAATGTCGCCCGCCGGACCGGCTCGGACTTCGCCGCCATGCACCAGCGCGATGTGCGTCGCATAGCGCGCCGCCAGTTCAACGTTGTGCGTGACAAACAGAATCGTCAGATTCGTCGCGTGATTCAGCTCCGCCAGCGCCCGCATCAGGGCGTCTTCGCTGGTCAGGTCCAGCCCGCTGGCCGGTTCGTCAAGCACCAGCACGGCGGGGCGACGGATCATGGCGCGGGCGAGCAGCGCCCGCTGGCGCTGCCCGCCGGACAGCGACCAGTAGTCCGCGTCGATGCGATCATCGAGCGACACGCTTTGCAGCGCTTCGATCATGCGTGCTTCGCGTTCCGACCGATCGACGCGCTGGCCGATGAGCCCCAGGCCGACGAATTCGCGCACGGTCGTCGGCAACGTCGGGTTCAGGTCGCAGCGCTGGGGCACGAAGCCGATGCGATCGGGTCGCATCGTCACGGGGTCGCGCTTCAATGCGACGGGGTCGGCAGGGATGAGTCCGAGGATGCCGCGCAGGAGCGTGGTCTTGCCCTGCCCGTTGGGGCCGACGATGAACCATCGCTGACCGCGCTCAATGGTGAACGTCACGTTGCGCAGAATCGTCCGCCGACCATATCCGAGGGAAAGGTCGCGGGCTTGAAGAATCGGGGCTGGGTCAGTCATGAAAGACTCCATGAAGACGGGGGGACTTAAGTCCCCCCGCCTCGTGTGAGGATCATTGTTTAAGCGCCGCCATCAGCGCGTCGATGTCGTGCTGGAAGAAGCTCAGGTAGTCGTCGGTGCCGTCGGTGGCGTGGACCTGATGGGCGAGCGCGGCGACCTTCGCATCGGTGTGCGCGGCGAGGAAGGCGGCGTGACGCGGATCGAAGTACGGGCTGGAGATGATGAGCTTGACGTTTCGCCGGCGCATCAAGTCGACCAGCTCGGCGGTGTGGCTCGTCGTCGGGGCCATGCCGGGCTTGGGCTCCATGTATCCGACGAGGTCGAGGCCGAAACGCAGCGCGAAGTAGCGCCACATGTTATGATCCGCCACGGCGAGGGCGCCCTTGTACGGCCGCATCGCGCCGAGCCAGCCGCCGAGCAATTCCGCCTGATGCTGCGATTCGAGGAACGGCACGAGCTTGTCATGATCCGCCAGCAGCATGAGCTTCTCGATGTCGTATTGAGCCGCGAGTTTGTCGCCGACCATCGCGGCGGCGAGCTTGTCGTGAAACGCCTGATAGTTCCTGTCGAAGGTCGCTTTCGATTCGGGGCGCAGCTTGTCGAGCCGGTCGCGGATGAGTCGGGCGACTTTCAGGCCGTTGATCGGATCGAGCAGGTAATGCGGATTGCCGAAAGGGTGCACATCGCCGAGGGACCGGTCGACGGTCGTGGTGGGCACATCGATGGGGGAGATCGCCGTCGAGCAATCGAGATAGCCCGGCGCTCCCGGCAGGACGCGCTCATTGCGCGCGTTTTTGAGGAGCACGGGGGCCCATCCGATTTCCAGTTCCAGGCCCATCTGCATATACAGGTCGGCGGTGCTCAGTTCCTTGACGAAGCTGGGCCGCGCTTCGACGAAGTGGACGTCTTCGCCGCCCTTGGCGAAGACGATGACGGTGACTTCATCGCCGCCGATGGACTGCGTGATCGAGCCCAGATCGGGCACAGTCGCGCAGACGCGCAGCGGATCGGCGTGAAGCGAAGCGGTGAGGATCAGCGTGAGCAAACAGGGGATGATCGATTTCATGATGAACGTCCTTTGCGGTTAGTAGCT
Coding sequences:
- a CDS encoding TIM barrel protein; the encoded protein is MIEISPITSVTLAPLVAAGLSVQQAAERAASAGFRSVQLSAAAKGLRPRELDQRARRDVLMMLSRAGLMLGGLDLMIPRKDWTDAATQERAVDAALAAMGLAADMGRVPLSMTLPVGDVAGDIRKTLLDAADGRGVVLAIHAEDQLDALLAWLDAEDQPVLGAALDPAALLAADIDPTDAMMKMSKHVLIARLDDYARPSVAGAGGRCLLGEGELDMDAYRAVMTTLRHLRGLVVELRDLPDPIRAMQHVAGTV
- the gatB gene encoding Asp-tRNA(Asn)/Glu-tRNA(Gln) amidotransferase subunit GatB; this translates as MTTIHGLRTQLKVGMEIHVELATRTKMWTGVPNVAHRDYFEAAPNSLVDPIVIGMPGTLPVMNGAAVEMSIKVGLALGCEIARWCKWDRKSYYYPDLPKNYQISQYDLPLVGTGVVDVPMSEAPDAPMKPIRITRAHLEEDAGKLLHEAPGGRPIDYSIVDLNRAGTPLLEIVTEPDFETADHAVQFGQMLRNICRFLGVTEGIMQRGHMRFEPNINVLIEKDGKTFATPIVEVKNLNSFRAVTGAIAYEHERQVEQFLADGKVMAPGSKSTRGWDDVKMVTVLQREKEDAHDYRYFPDPDLVPVTVDEPWLDRIRAEIPELPYSRKRRYMTDYGLNTKQADTLVDEREVCMYFEAVIEAGVDGKRAATLLLNNLAKRANERACLISDVGVSAAQLAAIEKMNAGGQIGSNAVDELVGLCVEQGESADPAALAKERGLIQVSDDGALNAWVDAAIEAEPQAAADVRAGKMAAIGRLVGAVMKLSKGQANPKVIQQKLREKLAS
- a CDS encoding iron chelate uptake ABC transporter family permease subunit; protein product: MIHDFCQSWDLFANTYIAGWLIAVLLAMVGVMVVARDQIFIGAAVAQASTLGIALAMIGATWFGHGVDDAAFAPLAAVVFAVGAAVLTARPGQIGRESHEAVTGWVFLGASAGAILLVTHSPHGLDEVQRLLASSIIGASLADVAVFAALAIVTVVIITLAHRTLRLLVMDEQTAAVLGVRVRLWNFAIAIWLGLTLGLSLRTSGMLYAFGCLVLPALAAKSLCRRVAPMFVVAPLVALIAAVMAFVLANHYDLPPAQTDVGLMAGLMLPAWGVRRLRG
- a CDS encoding ATP-binding cassette domain-containing protein translates to MESFMTDPAPILQARDLSLGYGRRTILRNVTFTIERGQRWFIVGPNGQGKTTLLRGILGLIPADPVALKRDPVTMRPDRIGFVPQRCDLNPTLPTTVREFVGLGLIGQRVDRSEREARMIEALQSVSLDDRIDADYWSLSGGQRQRALLARAMIRRPAVLVLDEPASGLDLTSEDALMRALAELNHATNLTILFVTHNVELAARYATHIALVHGGEVRAGPAGDILQSDLLERVYGVPITITQEAEGVIAAHVGRSSYPHPSEVGAGGG